A window of the Thermus albus genome harbors these coding sequences:
- a CDS encoding class I SAM-dependent methyltransferase, translating into MPKASIRAAYAYDRLRAYPPEVAGRIATAMGNALGVRGEEAVLLELGVGTGRIALPLIARGYPYIALDKDPAMLEVFRQKAAGVMRKVRLLEADARAIPLPDESVHGVIVVHLWHLLPDWPKALAEALRVLKPGGVLLEGWDEMEAEEERRIQEKWTSLVAEEGLEVVRGLHKKRLGEVEAALKRLGLRPKVREVVRWQEERTFRHALEALSERLYSFTQTVPEEVHARVMPRLWAWAEGELGDLDRPFTLERSFTLRATRMA; encoded by the coding sequence ATGCCCAAGGCTTCCATCCGTGCGGCTTACGCCTACGACCGCCTAAGGGCCTATCCGCCGGAGGTGGCGGGCCGCATCGCCACCGCCATGGGGAATGCCCTAGGGGTGCGGGGGGAGGAGGCGGTGCTCCTGGAGCTTGGGGTGGGTACGGGGCGCATCGCCCTGCCCCTCATCGCCCGGGGTTACCCCTACATCGCCCTGGACAAGGACCCGGCCATGCTGGAGGTCTTCCGCCAGAAGGCCGCCGGGGTGATGCGCAAGGTGCGCCTCCTCGAGGCGGATGCCCGGGCCATTCCCCTGCCCGATGAGAGCGTGCACGGGGTGATCGTGGTCCACCTCTGGCACCTCCTCCCCGACTGGCCCAAGGCCCTGGCGGAGGCCCTGAGGGTGCTGAAGCCGGGGGGGGTGCTCCTGGAGGGCTGGGACGAGATGGAGGCTGAGGAAGAGCGCCGGATCCAGGAAAAATGGACCAGCTTGGTGGCGGAGGAGGGCCTGGAGGTGGTGCGGGGGCTCCACAAGAAAAGGCTAGGAGAGGTGGAGGCGGCCCTTAAGCGTCTAGGTCTCAGGCCCAAGGTCCGGGAGGTGGTCCGCTGGCAGGAGGAGCGTACCTTCCGCCATGCCCTCGAGGCCCTTTCGGAAAGGCTCTATTCGTTTACCCAGACCGTTCCCGAGGAGGTTCATGCCCGCGTCATGCCCAGGCTTTGGGCCTGGGCCGAAGGGGAGTTGGGCGACCTGGACCGCCCCTTTACCCTGGAAAGGAGCTTTACCCTGCGCGCCACCCGGATGGCCTAG
- a CDS encoding secondary thiamine-phosphate synthase enzyme YjbQ — protein sequence MKAIRIPTPKEGLVNITRQVEEVLAGHTGLVYLFVPHTTCALTVQEGADPDVAHDLLARLEELAPRVHPKDRHVEGNSHAHLKSLLTGVHLLLFAEGGRLKLGRWQQVFLAEFDGPRMREVWVRLL from the coding sequence ATGAAGGCCATCCGGATTCCCACACCCAAGGAGGGCCTGGTGAACATCACCCGCCAGGTGGAGGAGGTTTTGGCCGGGCATACCGGCCTGGTCTACCTCTTCGTTCCCCACACCACCTGCGCCCTTACCGTGCAGGAGGGAGCGGACCCCGATGTGGCCCACGACCTCTTGGCCCGCCTCGAGGAGCTTGCCCCCAGGGTCCACCCCAAGGACCGGCATGTGGAGGGGAACTCCCACGCCCACCTGAAAAGCCTCCTCACCGGGGTGCACCTCCTCCTTTTCGCCGAAGGGGGAAGGCTGAAGCTTGGCCGCTGGCAACAGGTGTTCCTGGCGGAGTTTGACGGGCCCAGGATGCGGGAGGTTTGGGTGCGGCTCCTCTAG
- a CDS encoding RelA/SpoT family protein has protein sequence MVTASALWDKLAPLLDYLPAGEREKVREAYVFAEEAHRGQLRKSGEPYITHPVAVAEILASLRMDADTVAAGLLHDTLEDSGVAPEELERRFGPGVRKLVEGETKVSKLYKLANLEGEEKRAEDLRQMFIAMAEDVRIIIVKLADRLHNLRTLEHMPPEKERRIAQETLEIYAPLAHRLGMGQLKWELEDLSFRYLHPEAYHALLSRIQETQEARERIVQKAMAALEETLRKDELLQAQLQGFEVTGRPKHLYSIWKKMEREGKALEQIYDLLAVRVILDPKPAPTEEGRALREKQVCYHVLGLVHALWQPIPGRVKDYIAVPKPNGYQSLHTTVIALEGLPLEVQIRTQKMHRVAEYGIAAHWLYKEGLTDPEELKRRVSWLKSIQEWQQEFGSSREFVEAVTRDLLGGRVFVFTPKGRIINLPKGATPVDFAYHIHTEVGHHMVGAKVNGRIVPLSYELQNGEIVEILTSKSAHPSKDWLEFAKTRSAKSKIRQYFRTQERQETLERGQNLLERYLKRRGLPKPSDSQLEEAAKKLGIAPSPEELYLALALNRITPKQVAEKLYPKALLKPEKPKAIPKNEWGIRLEQDLQAPIRLASCCEPMKGDAILGFVTRGRGVTVHRTDCPNLRRILQGPEADRVIGAYWEGVGGKVATLEVLAQDRTGLLRDVMQVVAEAGKSALGSETRILGPMARIRLRLIVQDGEREALAQALRGVRSVQEVRWV, from the coding sequence GTGGTAACCGCTTCGGCCCTTTGGGACAAGCTTGCACCCCTTCTAGACTACCTTCCAGCGGGGGAACGGGAAAAGGTGCGGGAGGCCTACGTCTTCGCCGAGGAGGCCCACCGGGGCCAGCTGCGAAAGAGCGGGGAGCCCTACATCACCCACCCGGTGGCGGTGGCGGAGATCCTGGCCTCCTTGCGCATGGACGCGGACACCGTGGCCGCAGGCCTCCTCCACGACACCCTGGAGGACTCTGGGGTGGCCCCCGAGGAGCTGGAAAGGCGCTTTGGCCCCGGGGTGCGCAAGCTGGTGGAGGGGGAGACCAAGGTCAGCAAGCTCTACAAGCTGGCCAACCTCGAGGGGGAGGAAAAACGGGCCGAGGACCTCCGCCAGATGTTCATCGCCATGGCGGAGGACGTGCGCATCATCATCGTGAAGCTGGCGGACCGCCTCCACAACCTCCGCACCCTGGAGCACATGCCCCCCGAGAAGGAAAGGCGCATCGCCCAGGAAACCCTGGAGATCTACGCTCCCCTGGCCCACCGCCTGGGGATGGGGCAGCTGAAATGGGAGCTGGAGGACCTCTCCTTCCGCTACCTCCACCCCGAGGCCTACCACGCCCTTCTCTCCCGCATCCAGGAAACCCAGGAGGCCCGGGAGCGCATCGTCCAGAAGGCCATGGCCGCCCTGGAGGAAACCTTGCGCAAGGACGAGCTCCTCCAGGCCCAGCTGCAAGGCTTTGAGGTCACGGGCCGGCCCAAGCACCTCTACTCCATCTGGAAGAAGATGGAGCGGGAGGGGAAGGCCCTGGAGCAGATCTACGACCTCCTGGCGGTGCGGGTGATCCTGGACCCCAAGCCCGCCCCCACGGAGGAGGGTAGGGCGTTAAGGGAAAAGCAGGTCTGCTACCACGTCCTGGGCCTGGTCCACGCCCTTTGGCAACCCATCCCGGGACGGGTTAAGGACTACATCGCCGTGCCCAAGCCCAACGGCTACCAGTCCCTCCACACCACGGTCATCGCCCTGGAGGGGCTCCCCTTGGAGGTGCAGATCCGCACCCAAAAGATGCACCGCGTGGCCGAGTATGGGATCGCGGCTCATTGGCTCTACAAGGAAGGCCTCACCGACCCCGAGGAGCTAAAGAGGCGGGTTTCCTGGCTGAAAAGCATCCAGGAGTGGCAGCAGGAGTTCGGCAGCTCCCGGGAGTTCGTGGAGGCGGTAACCCGGGACCTCCTGGGGGGCAGGGTCTTCGTCTTCACCCCCAAGGGGCGGATCATCAACCTGCCCAAGGGGGCCACCCCCGTGGACTTCGCCTACCACATCCACACCGAGGTGGGCCACCACATGGTGGGGGCCAAGGTGAACGGGCGGATCGTTCCCCTCTCCTACGAGCTACAAAACGGGGAGATCGTGGAGATCCTCACCAGCAAAAGCGCCCACCCCTCCAAGGACTGGCTGGAGTTCGCCAAGACCCGTAGCGCCAAGAGCAAGATCCGCCAATACTTCCGCACCCAGGAGCGCCAGGAAACCTTGGAGCGGGGACAGAACCTCTTGGAGCGCTACCTGAAGCGCCGAGGCCTCCCCAAGCCCAGCGACAGCCAGCTGGAGGAGGCCGCCAAAAAGCTGGGCATCGCCCCTTCCCCCGAGGAGCTTTACCTGGCCTTGGCCCTGAACCGCATCACCCCCAAACAGGTGGCGGAGAAGCTTTACCCCAAGGCCCTCCTGAAACCGGAAAAACCCAAGGCCATCCCCAAGAACGAATGGGGGATCCGCCTGGAGCAGGACCTCCAGGCCCCCATCCGCCTGGCCTCCTGCTGCGAGCCCATGAAGGGGGACGCCATCCTGGGCTTCGTCACCCGGGGCCGGGGGGTCACCGTCCACCGGACGGACTGCCCCAACCTGCGCCGCATCCTCCAGGGACCGGAGGCCGACCGGGTCATCGGGGCCTACTGGGAGGGGGTGGGGGGCAAGGTGGCCACCCTCGAGGTCCTGGCCCAGGACCGCACCGGCCTCCTGAGGGACGTGATGCAGGTGGTGGCCGAAGCCGGCAAAAGCGCCCTGGGCTCGGAGACGCGGATTCTCGGCCCCATGGCCCGCATCCGCCTCCGCCTCATCGTGCAGGATGGGGAACGGGAAGCCCTGGCCCAGGCCCTAAGGGGCGTGAGAAGCGTGCAGGAGGTGCGCTGGGTCTAG
- a CDS encoding mechanosensitive ion channel family protein has translation MVALHLVLALFLAWLLGRYGAKAINALGRLTPTERDDRFFQALGLLWWGVVALLALSYLAHTLSWPLEPFASWGKALVGWLGSRGLAILAVAGLTLAAYRLIPLLLDRLPEAEGELTREAVRRKTLRVVAESVLRVTVLVLGGLFLLSNLGFNVTALLAGAGVVGLAVSFAAQNLIRDFINGFFILLEDQYGVGDIVMINGTGGLVERFNLRLTVLRDLEGRVHFIPNSEVRQVTVLTQEWSRAVVDVGVAYKEDVDRVLKVFQDETERFYQDPEWQDRFTEAPQVLGVENLGNSAVTIRVLFSTKPAQQWAVAREFRRRIKNRLDREGIEIPYPHQKLYFGEPLRLEKGA, from the coding sequence ATGGTGGCCTTACACCTTGTCCTGGCCCTTTTCCTAGCCTGGCTTTTAGGCCGCTATGGGGCCAAGGCCATAAACGCCCTAGGGCGCCTGACGCCCACGGAGCGGGATGACCGCTTCTTCCAGGCCCTGGGCCTCCTCTGGTGGGGGGTGGTGGCCCTTCTGGCCCTAAGCTACCTGGCCCACACCCTTTCCTGGCCCCTGGAACCCTTCGCCTCCTGGGGCAAAGCCCTTGTGGGGTGGCTGGGAAGCCGGGGCCTGGCCATTTTGGCGGTGGCGGGCCTCACCCTTGCCGCCTACCGGCTTATCCCCCTCCTCCTGGACCGCCTCCCTGAGGCGGAAGGGGAGCTGACCCGGGAAGCGGTGCGGCGAAAAACCCTAAGGGTGGTGGCGGAGTCGGTGCTTAGGGTCACCGTCTTGGTCCTGGGGGGGCTCTTCCTGCTCTCCAACCTGGGCTTCAACGTCACCGCCCTCCTGGCGGGGGCCGGGGTGGTGGGTTTGGCGGTGAGCTTCGCCGCCCAGAACCTGATCCGGGACTTCATCAACGGGTTTTTCATCCTCCTGGAGGATCAGTATGGGGTGGGGGATATCGTGATGATCAACGGGACCGGGGGCCTGGTGGAACGCTTCAACCTGCGCCTCACCGTCCTTCGTGACCTGGAGGGCCGGGTCCACTTCATCCCCAACTCCGAGGTGCGCCAAGTCACGGTCCTGACCCAGGAGTGGAGCCGGGCGGTGGTGGACGTGGGCGTGGCCTATAAGGAAGATGTGGACCGGGTCCTAAAGGTCTTCCAAGACGAAACCGAGCGCTTTTACCAGGACCCGGAGTGGCAGGACAGGTTCACCGAGGCCCCCCAGGTCCTGGGGGTGGAGAACCTGGGGAATAGCGCCGTGACCATCCGGGTCCTCTTCAGCACCAAGCCCGCCCAGCAGTGGGCCGTGGCCCGGGAGTTCCGCCGCCGCATCAAAAACCGCCTGGACCGGGAGGGGATTGAGATCCCCTACCCCCACCAGAAGCTCTACTTCGGCGAACCCCTTAGGCTGGAGAAGGGAGCGTAA
- the hemQ gene encoding hydrogen peroxide-dependent heme synthase, translating to MGGHVPEPTFTLEGWHILHDFRHLDYAAWFSASGEERQAAWAELREIMGDWERVEAEGKGSFGVYQVITHKADLLFLNLRENLDALLELEARFNRSRFASYLSPAYGFYSVVELGSQAGPLDPEAPYVKPRLTPKVPKEGYVCFYPMNKRREGQDNWYVLPAKERAELMRAHGETGRRYQGKVLQVISGSQGLDDWEWGVDLFSQDPIQFKKIVYEMRFDEVSARFGEFGPFYVGKYLSPEALARFLGVE from the coding sequence ATGGGAGGACACGTACCGGAGCCCACCTTTACCCTGGAGGGCTGGCATATCCTTCACGACTTCCGCCACCTGGACTATGCTGCCTGGTTTTCCGCTTCCGGGGAGGAGAGGCAGGCCGCCTGGGCCGAGCTTAGGGAGATCATGGGGGACTGGGAAAGGGTAGAGGCGGAAGGCAAGGGGTCCTTCGGGGTCTACCAGGTGATCACCCATAAGGCCGACCTCCTCTTTTTGAACCTGAGGGAGAACCTAGACGCCCTTTTGGAGCTGGAAGCCCGCTTCAACCGTAGCCGTTTTGCCTCCTATCTGAGCCCCGCTTACGGGTTCTACTCGGTGGTGGAGCTGGGAAGCCAAGCCGGCCCCCTGGACCCTGAGGCCCCTTACGTCAAACCCCGGCTCACCCCCAAGGTGCCCAAGGAGGGGTACGTCTGCTTTTACCCCATGAACAAAAGGCGAGAGGGGCAGGACAACTGGTACGTGCTCCCCGCCAAGGAGCGGGCCGAGCTCATGAGGGCCCACGGGGAAACGGGGCGCAGGTACCAGGGGAAGGTCCTGCAGGTGATCAGCGGCAGCCAAGGCCTGGACGACTGGGAATGGGGGGTGGACCTCTTCAGCCAAGACCCCATCCAGTTCAAGAAGATCGTGTACGAGATGCGCTTTGACGAGGTTTCCGCCCGCTTTGGGGAGTTCGGGCCCTTCTACGTGGGCAAGTACCTTTCCCCGGAGGCCCTGGCCCGGTTTTTAGGGGTGGAGTGA
- a CDS encoding chlorite dismutase family protein, with product MPALWSIGLFRVLPEFRRLEAEVQEHLKEEFAELLLRWQEREGFLVVYSLVGLSAEADFLLWQGASHPKALQALRRELNRTRLMGFVEPMALYLDRGEGEPGEGFLALFPFGLEGTPPAGVKVFQGENLLALEGPFEALFPRVLREGGYLAARRTPREALDEL from the coding sequence ATGCCGGCCCTCTGGTCCATAGGGCTTTTCCGGGTCTTGCCGGAGTTTCGCCGCCTCGAGGCCGAGGTGCAGGAGCACCTGAAGGAGGAGTTCGCGGAGCTTTTGCTCCGCTGGCAAGAACGGGAAGGGTTCCTGGTCGTCTACAGCCTGGTGGGCCTTTCCGCCGAGGCCGATTTCCTCCTTTGGCAAGGGGCTTCCCATCCTAAGGCCCTCCAGGCCTTAAGGCGGGAGCTAAACCGCACCCGGCTCATGGGGTTTGTAGAGCCCATGGCCCTTTACCTGGACCGAGGCGAAGGGGAGCCAGGGGAGGGCTTTTTGGCCCTTTTCCCCTTTGGCCTAGAGGGAACCCCGCCCGCAGGGGTGAAGGTCTTCCAGGGGGAAAACCTCCTGGCCCTGGAGGGGCCCTTTGAGGCCCTTTTTCCCCGGGTCCTGCGGGAGGGCGGCTACCTGGCCGCCCGCCGCACCCCCAGGGAAGCCTTGGATGAGCTTTAG
- the ruvA gene encoding Holliday junction branch migration protein RuvA, with translation MIRYLKGTVLKKEEGGFLLLVGGVGFWVQAPSPFLESLKEGQEVAVHTHLELKEEGLFLYGFPEEESLLLFRLLLSVSGVGPKVALSLLSALTPRLLAQALAQGDVRLLSGASGVGKRLAERMALELKGKVPSHLLTGEKVESQRAEEAILALTALGFKEGQARSVVLDLLAQRPQAQAQELIKEALKRLR, from the coding sequence ATGATCCGCTACCTGAAGGGAACGGTCCTGAAGAAGGAAGAAGGAGGGTTCCTCCTTCTGGTGGGAGGGGTGGGCTTTTGGGTCCAGGCGCCAAGCCCCTTCCTGGAAAGCCTCAAAGAAGGTCAGGAGGTGGCGGTCCACACCCACCTGGAGCTAAAGGAGGAAGGCCTTTTCCTCTACGGCTTTCCCGAAGAGGAAAGCCTCCTCCTCTTCAGGCTCCTCCTTTCCGTGAGTGGGGTGGGGCCCAAGGTGGCCCTCTCCCTCCTCTCCGCCCTCACCCCTAGGCTTTTGGCCCAAGCCCTGGCCCAGGGGGATGTGCGCCTCTTAAGCGGGGCCAGCGGGGTGGGAAAAAGGCTTGCCGAGCGCATGGCCTTAGAGCTCAAGGGCAAGGTGCCCTCCCATCTCCTCACAGGGGAAAAGGTGGAGAGCCAACGGGCGGAGGAGGCCATCCTGGCCCTCACCGCCTTGGGGTTCAAGGAGGGCCAGGCCCGGAGCGTGGTCCTGGACCTCCTGGCGCAAAGGCCCCAGGCCCAGGCCCAGGAGCTCATCAAGGAGGCCCTGAAGCGGCTCCGTTAG
- a CDS encoding enoyl-CoA hydratase/isomerase family protein: MVLKEKRENVLLLTLNRPEKLNALTGALLDELHQALKEAQEDPGIRALLLTGAGRAFSAGQDLGEFGEEKPDYEAHLRRYNRVVEAMAGLEKPLVVAVNGVAAGAGLSLALWGDLRLASQEATFTTAFVRIGLVPDSGMSFLLPRLVGLAKAQELLFLSPRLSAEEAMAMGLVHRVVPGERLLQEALALAQELSQGPTRAYALIRKLLLETYRLSLTEALALEAILQGEAGRTQDHEEGVRAFREKRPPRFSGR; encoded by the coding sequence ATGGTCCTGAAGGAAAAACGGGAAAACGTCCTCCTCCTCACCCTGAACCGGCCGGAAAAGCTGAACGCCCTCACCGGTGCCCTGCTGGACGAACTCCACCAGGCCCTAAAGGAGGCCCAGGAGGACCCCGGAATCCGGGCCCTCCTCCTCACAGGCGCGGGGCGGGCCTTCTCCGCGGGGCAGGACCTGGGGGAGTTCGGGGAAGAGAAGCCCGATTACGAGGCCCACCTCCGCCGTTACAACCGGGTGGTGGAGGCCATGGCCGGCCTGGAAAAGCCCTTGGTGGTGGCGGTGAATGGGGTGGCGGCGGGGGCGGGCCTGAGCCTGGCCCTTTGGGGGGACCTGCGCCTGGCTTCCCAGGAGGCCACCTTCACCACCGCCTTCGTGCGCATTGGCCTGGTGCCGGACTCGGGGATGAGCTTCCTGCTTCCCAGGCTGGTGGGGCTCGCCAAGGCCCAAGAGCTTCTTTTCCTCTCCCCCAGGCTTTCCGCGGAGGAGGCCATGGCCATGGGCCTGGTGCACCGGGTGGTGCCGGGGGAAAGGCTTTTGCAGGAGGCTTTGGCCCTGGCCCAGGAGCTTTCCCAAGGGCCCACGCGGGCCTACGCCCTTATCAGGAAGCTTCTCTTGGAGACCTACCGGCTTTCCCTCACCGAGGCCTTGGCCCTCGAGGCCATCCTCCAAGGGGAAGCAGGCCGCACCCAGGACCACGAGGAGGGGGTAAGGGCCTTCCGGGAAAAGCGCCCGCCTAGGTTTTCGGGCCGATGA
- a CDS encoding 2-oxoglutarate dehydrogenase E1 component, translating to MELTLESQGYLEALYRAYLEDPLSLPEEWRRYFSALTLEEARRETLEDGRRATPPLEVDPAFLLRVERLVQAYRELGHLAARIDPLGRERPRPKELTLEAHGLSPSDLGKPLPPFFGAPTLGDLLRRLEGFYLGPVGFELSHVEPEERAWLLSRIEAPWPTPPKEVRRRILERLMQASLFEAFLQRKYLGAKTFSLEGLESLVPLLLLAVEESARHGVREVVLGMAHRGRLNVLAHVVGKPLERIFREFEEIFPEGYSGDVKYHLGFSNDLITPHGKVHVSLNFNPSHLEFVNPVTLGRLRAKQDRFGDQERKKGLAVLVHGDSAFIGEGIVQETLNLSRLPGYRVGGTLHVVANNQLGFTTLPEEYTSCRYPTDIAKMLAVPIFHVNAEALDELWFVLGLALEYRRRYAKDVVLDLVGYRRRGHNETDEPTFTQAPMYALISKKPEPWKVYGERLLAEGVVGEGEVKAWEEAYLARLEGEFARVKAEPGPVVPHGLSGIWQGYVGGADSAVPEVETGVSKEALKELLLRLSTVPEGFQVHPKLKRFLEARREMAEEKRPLDWAAAEALALASVAVEGHRVRLTGQDALRGTFTQRHAALYDYATGSPYIPLKHLAEGQAEVEIHNSPLSEAGVLGFEYGYSLDYPEALVLWEAQFGDFVNVAQVYVDQFLASAEAKWNRLSGLVLLLPHGLEGQGPEHSSARLERFLQLGAKDNLQVAYPTTPAQFFHLLRRQVKRPIRKPLIVLTPKSLLRHPEVVSSLEELAQGRFQKVIPERVKGARKVLLTSGKVYYDLVQKRREVGAEDVALIRLELLYPFPEAELKEALGFYPGKTPVVYVQEEPVNQGAWWYLSARFCGEIYGHPFRVVARPESPSPAVGSSKVHKQEQEALLEEAFK from the coding sequence ATGGAGCTCACGCTGGAAAGCCAAGGCTACCTGGAGGCCCTCTACCGGGCCTATCTGGAGGACCCGCTTTCCCTGCCGGAGGAGTGGCGGCGCTATTTCTCCGCCCTCACCCTGGAGGAGGCCCGAAGAGAGACCCTGGAGGATGGCCGACGAGCCACGCCTCCTTTAGAGGTGGACCCGGCCTTCCTCCTCCGGGTGGAGCGCTTGGTCCAGGCCTATCGGGAGCTGGGCCACCTGGCGGCCCGCATAGACCCCTTGGGAAGGGAGCGGCCAAGGCCCAAGGAACTCACCCTCGAGGCCCACGGCCTTTCCCCTTCGGACCTAGGGAAGCCCCTTCCCCCCTTCTTCGGCGCCCCCACCCTGGGGGATCTCCTTAGGCGCCTGGAGGGTTTTTACCTGGGCCCGGTGGGCTTTGAGCTTTCCCACGTGGAACCCGAGGAGCGTGCCTGGCTTCTTTCCCGGATCGAGGCCCCTTGGCCCACCCCCCCCAAAGAGGTGCGCCGGCGCATCCTGGAGCGCCTGATGCAGGCCAGCCTCTTTGAGGCCTTCCTGCAACGCAAGTACCTGGGGGCCAAAACCTTTAGCCTCGAGGGCCTGGAGAGCCTGGTCCCCCTTCTCCTCTTGGCGGTGGAGGAATCCGCCCGCCACGGGGTTAGGGAGGTGGTCCTGGGCATGGCCCACCGGGGGCGGCTCAACGTCCTGGCCCACGTGGTGGGCAAGCCCTTGGAGCGCATCTTCCGCGAGTTTGAGGAGATCTTCCCCGAAGGCTACTCGGGGGATGTGAAGTACCACCTGGGCTTCTCCAACGACCTCATCACCCCCCACGGGAAGGTGCACGTCTCCCTCAACTTCAACCCCAGCCACCTGGAGTTCGTGAACCCCGTAACCCTGGGAAGGCTTCGGGCCAAGCAGGACCGCTTTGGCGACCAGGAAAGGAAGAAAGGCCTGGCCGTCTTGGTCCACGGGGATTCTGCCTTTATCGGGGAAGGGATCGTCCAGGAGACCCTTAACCTCTCCCGGCTTCCCGGTTATAGGGTGGGGGGAACCCTCCACGTGGTGGCCAACAACCAGCTGGGCTTCACCACCCTGCCCGAGGAGTACACCTCCTGCCGCTACCCCACGGACATCGCCAAGATGCTGGCGGTGCCCATCTTCCACGTGAACGCGGAAGCCTTGGACGAGCTTTGGTTCGTCCTGGGTCTGGCCCTGGAGTACCGCAGGCGCTACGCCAAGGACGTGGTCCTGGACCTGGTGGGCTACCGCCGCCGGGGGCATAACGAGACCGACGAGCCCACCTTTACCCAAGCTCCCATGTACGCCCTCATCAGCAAGAAGCCCGAGCCCTGGAAGGTCTATGGGGAAAGGCTTCTCGCCGAAGGGGTGGTGGGGGAAGGGGAAGTTAAGGCCTGGGAAGAGGCCTATCTGGCCAGGCTGGAGGGCGAGTTCGCCCGGGTCAAGGCGGAGCCAGGCCCCGTGGTGCCCCACGGGCTTTCCGGCATCTGGCAGGGGTACGTGGGGGGGGCCGATTCGGCGGTGCCCGAGGTGGAAACCGGGGTGTCAAAGGAGGCGCTAAAAGAGCTTCTCCTTCGCCTAAGCACCGTGCCCGAGGGCTTCCAAGTCCACCCCAAGCTGAAGCGCTTCCTGGAGGCCAGGAGGGAAATGGCCGAGGAGAAACGTCCCCTGGACTGGGCGGCGGCCGAGGCCCTGGCCTTGGCCTCCGTGGCCGTGGAGGGGCATAGGGTGCGCCTTACGGGCCAGGATGCCCTGAGGGGCACCTTTACCCAGCGCCACGCCGCCCTTTACGACTACGCCACCGGCAGCCCTTATATTCCCCTAAAGCACCTGGCCGAGGGCCAGGCGGAGGTGGAGATCCACAACTCCCCCCTCTCCGAGGCCGGGGTCTTGGGCTTTGAGTACGGGTATAGCCTGGACTACCCCGAGGCCTTGGTCCTATGGGAGGCCCAGTTTGGGGACTTCGTCAACGTGGCCCAGGTCTATGTTGACCAGTTCCTGGCCAGCGCCGAGGCCAAATGGAACCGGCTTTCCGGCCTGGTCCTCCTCCTGCCCCATGGCCTCGAGGGCCAAGGCCCCGAGCACTCCTCCGCGCGGCTGGAGCGCTTCTTGCAGCTGGGGGCCAAGGACAACCTCCAGGTGGCCTACCCCACCACCCCTGCCCAGTTCTTCCACCTCCTCCGCCGCCAGGTGAAGCGCCCCATCCGCAAGCCCCTTATCGTCCTCACCCCCAAAAGCCTCCTCCGCCACCCCGAGGTGGTCTCCAGCCTGGAGGAGCTTGCCCAGGGGCGTTTCCAGAAGGTTATCCCGGAAAGGGTCAAGGGGGCGAGGAAGGTCCTTCTCACCTCGGGAAAGGTCTACTACGACCTGGTGCAGAAGCGCAGGGAGGTGGGGGCGGAGGACGTGGCCCTCATCCGGTTGGAGCTCCTCTACCCCTTCCCCGAGGCCGAGCTCAAGGAGGCCCTGGGCTTTTACCCAGGGAAAACCCCGGTAGTCTATGTCCAGGAGGAACCCGTGAACCAGGGGGCCTGGTGGTACCTCTCCGCCCGTTTTTGCGGGGAGATCTACGGGCATCCCTTCCGCGTGGTGGCCCGGCCCGAGTCCCCAAGCCCCGCGGTGGGTTCCTCCAAGGTGCACAAGCAGGAGCAGGAAGCGCTTCTTGAGGAAGCCTTCAAGTGA